A portion of the Haemorhous mexicanus isolate bHaeMex1 chromosome 3, bHaeMex1.pri, whole genome shotgun sequence genome contains these proteins:
- the LOC132325561 gene encoding taste receptor type 2 member 9-like translates to MEACHSPQQSSVTSYGAMALAIITLEAFPGMWINAFLVCVLCIAWVKKKILNSNEKILLLLGCSRFCYLCFSWVYCCLSTTYPNYLHVQPTFQLIIFFQSFFNCSNLWVSASLSVFYCIKIANFRNSFFIYLKLKTDRIVPWLLLTSLLSALAIGIIAYDIAVTQLSINRNSTGQGNFSKVRGKVDENFFQIYFIYGFGIITSFTAVISSALLLLFSLWRHKCKMQKNSMNSFSMDAHIKAMKSILSFFIMYSINFIFLILLPINSTKKENYVAFLSLLFLYAFPGVHSLILIFSNPKLEKTLIRILSCVKCKDCMR, encoded by the coding sequence ATGGAAGCTTGTCACTCTCCACAGCAATCCAGTGTCACTTCATATGGGGCCATGGCTTTGGCCATCATCACCCTGGAGGCATTTCCTGGCATGTGGATAAATGCCTTCCTGGTTTGTGTGCTTTGCATTGCCtgggtgaaaaagaaaatcttgaaCTCTAATGAGAAgatcttgctgctgctgggatgctCCAGGTTTTGCTATTTGTGCTTCTCATGGGTATATTGCTGCCTTTCAACAACTTATCCCAATTACCTTCATGTTCAACCCACATTCCaactaattatattttttcaaagcttttttaaTTGTTCCAACTTGTGGGTCTCAGcctctctttctgttttttattgtataaaaattgccaatttcagGAACAGCTTCTTCATCTACCTGAAACTAAAAACAGACAGGATTGTGCCCTGGCTTTTGTTGACATCATTGCTTTCAGCCTTGGCTATCGGCATCATCGCCTATGACATCGCTGTTACACAGCTCAGTATCAACCGCAATTCCACCGGGCAAGGAAATTTTTCAAAAGTTAGAGGCAAAGTGGATGAAAATTTTTTCCAGATATATTTTATCTATGGCTTTGGAATTATCACATCTTTCACAGCAGTCATCTcttctgcccttctccttctcttttctctctggagaCACAAATGCAAGATGCAGAAAAATTCCATGAACAGCTTCAGCATGGATGCCCATATCAAAGCCATGAAATCTATTCTCTCCTTTTTTATAATGTATAGTATTAACTTCATATTTTTGATCCTGTTACCAATTAAttcaacaaagaaagaaaattatgtggCATTTCTTAGTTTACTATTTCTGTATGCTTTTCCAGGTGTTCATTCCCTTATTCTGATTTTCAGCAATCCTAAGCTGGAAAAGACACTGATAAGGATTCTATCCTGTGTCAAGTGCAAGGATTGCATGAGGTAG